Part of the Candidatus Chlorohelix allophototropha genome, GCCAAGTTCCTTGCCAGAAGCCACCTCCCACAGCTTCACGCTTTTGTCTTTACTCCCGCTGGCAAGGGTCTTGCCATCCGGGCTGAAGGCTACCGCATTGACATAGTCAGCATGACCCCTGAGAGTGTTAAGCTCCTTGCCCGAAGCCGCCTCCCACAACTTGATAGTAGCATCCCAACTAGCGCTAGCAAGGGTCTTGCCGTCCGGGCTATACGCTACCGCTGTAACATAGGCAGAATGGCTAGAGAGAGTGTTGAGCAGATTGCCAGAAGCGGCATCCCACAGCTTGATAGTTTTATCCCAACTCCCGCTGGCAATAGTTTTCCCATCCGGACTAAACGCTACCGCTGTAACATAGTCAGAATGACCCGCCAGGGTGCGTATTTCCTTGCCAGAAGCGGCATCCCACAGTTTGATATTTTTATCCCAACTCCCGCTGGCAATAGTTTTCCCGTCTGGGCTGAAGGCTATTGCTGTAATATAGTCAGCATGCCCCGTCAAAGTGCGTATTTCCTTGCCAGAAGCCGCCTCCCACAGCTCGATACTAGCATCCCAACTCCCGCTGGCAAGGGTCTTGCCATCCGGGCTGTATGCTACCGCTGTAACTCCAATGGAATGTCCAGAGAGTGTACCTATCTCTTCACTAGAATTCGCATCCCACAGCTTGATATCTTTATCCCAACTCCCGCTGGCAAGGGTCTTGCCATCCGGGCTGAACGCTACCGAAAAGACCATGTCAGTATGCCCTGTCAGAGTATCAATCTCCTTGCCGGAAGCCACTTCCCACAGCTTCACGCTAGTGTCCCGACTAGCGCTAGCCAGCATCTTCCCGTCCGGGCTGAAGGCTATTGCTGTAACATAGTCAGTATGCCCCTTGAGGGTGCGTATTTCCTTGCCAGAAGCCGCCTCCCACAGCCTGATATTTTTATCATAACTGCCGCTGGCAATTGTCTTTCCATCTGGGCTGTACGCTACCGAAATAACCCTAGCAGCATGCCCCTTAAGGGTGTTGAGCATTTTACCGGAAGCCACATCCCACAGCTTGAGGTTATTATCATAACTCCCGGAGACAAGGGTCTTCCCGTCCGGGCTGAACGCTAGCGCTACGACATAGCCAGCATGCCCATTGAGGGTGTTAAGTTCCTTGCCCGAAGCCACGTCCCACAGCTTGATAGTTCTATCATTACTCCCGCTGGCAATTGTCTTCCCGTCCGAGCTGAACGCTACCGCCGCAACAACGTCAGAATGCCCCTTGAGAG contains:
- a CDS encoding WD40 repeat domain-containing protein, translating into MKRFRLSLLALVLLVSTLLVACDDTTATTIAPTATARPTVAKTARATASSTVTARPTVAKTATVAVSGTPAASNLPALKLRYSTPSLPGHSAGVSSVAYSPDGKTLASGSWDKTIKLWEVDSGNELSTFSGHSAAVTSVAFSPDGKTLVSGSNDKTIKLWEVDSGNELNTLKGHSDVVAAVAFSSDGKTIASGSNDRTIKLWDVASGKELNTLNGHAGYVVALAFSPDGKTLVSGSYDNNLKLWDVASGKMLNTLKGHAARVISVAYSPDGKTIASGSYDKNIRLWEAASGKEIRTLKGHTDYVTAIAFSPDGKMLASASRDTSVKLWEVASGKEIDTLTGHTDMVFSVAFSPDGKTLASGSWDKDIKLWDANSSEEIGTLSGHSIGVTAVAYSPDGKTLASGSWDASIELWEAASGKEIRTLTGHADYITAIAFSPDGKTIASGSWDKNIKLWDAASGKEIRTLAGHSDYVTAVAFSPDGKTIASGSWDKTIKLWDAASGNLLNTLSSHSAYVTAVAYSPDGKTLASASWDATIKLWEAASGKELNTLRGHADYVNAVAFSPDGKTLASGSKDKSVKLWEVASGKELGTLMGHSSYVTAVAFSPNGKTIASISADSSVKLWSMASGKELSNTVADLVSALTLSPDGKLLVTGHEDGSIKLWEILGL